The DNA region agaatcagaTCATCACGTCGCATCAATGGCGCTCTCGGAATAACATGTTCATCTTGCGGCAGAACGATGCCGTACCGGAGCAGCTTCCTGTCGAAGGAGGATGCGGAGAGGAGGCCTCTGTTCTCCTCGGCGCGCCTGATCAGGTAGGGGATGATCTGCTCCACCGGCCCGTACGGCAGGTACTTGCTGACCTGGAACCCGGCGTTGCGGAGGCTCAGCGACAGCCCGTCCGCCATGCCCATCAGCTGCGCGAACTGCAGGTTGCGGTCTCCCTTGGGGATCCCCAGCTccagcgcctgcgccgccgcgaGTTGGCCTACGGGACACGCCGGAAAAGGTTTCGTCAGTTGGACCGGGGCTCCACGGCGAGTCTGCTGTGCCACTCTTCGCAAAAGCAAAACAGAGCTTGGATCTTTTACCTGACTCGATGTTGTGGGTGGCGAGCATGACGGAGGCGGAGCCGCGGCGGACGCGGTCGAGGAGGAAGGCGGCGCAGCCGTTGTAGCAGTCGTGGGTGTCCTGAATGCTGCCGTGGATCGGCGACGGCACGCCAAGGGAGGCCGCGAGCCGAGTCTCGCGGGTCAGGTACGCGCCGCGCACGACCTTGAGCCCCAGGCGCACGCGCTCGCGCTCCGCGGCGGCCACCATGGCCTCCAGCCGGTCCCGCGCGTCGCGGAGGTACGCCTGGATGGTGCCATGCACGATGGGGCGCTCGCCGTCGGCCGCGCAGGCCTCACCGTTGAACGCCAGCGCGCCGACGAGCGTGAAGTAGTCGATGGCCGGCTGCACCGTGGCGTACTCGGCGTCCACCAGCAGCGGGATGCCGTGCTCCGCGCACCGCGCGCACACCGCCAGCAGACGCTCGTGCGCGAGCTCCAgctcgcgctcctcctccgccgacAGCGCCGGCGGCTCCGACGCGGTCAGGTAGAGCGGGCTGGAGTCGGACAGGATGGGGAACGAGTGCGCCTTCCACGGCAGGTTGAACGACGGGTGCTGCTTCTGCCACCGCAGCAGGTCGCTCGTCTTCTCCAGCAGCGCGATCGGGCACAGCGCCGTGATCTTGATGCACACGCTCGCCTGCGTACGTCAGCAACAAATTAAAGACGGCTCTTAATTAAGCCTGATTACATAGCAAGTAGGAGTAATTCTTTGAGGCTAACCACAAATCCGTGAGGTTTAACGCGCTGTTAACGCAGTGATTAGGAATGTCTAAATAAAGATCCCGATCGTGTCGTGTAGGGTTTTGATGTGAGGGTTTGGGCTGGGAACGAGCGGTGGAGACGGACGGGGCATAGAGTGACATGCTAAAATCAGGTGCTGGTTTTCAGGGCCCATGAGCAGTGACCGACCAGGCAGCTAGACAAGCGGGCGATTCACTAGGGAATCTACTACCAGAAGATTCCCACGGAATCCGGGGGTCCACTCGCGCAGGCGGCAGACGGCACCGAAGATTCCGTCCGACGTGGCGTCCTCCCGTCCCACCGCCACGCAAGCCGCGGAGAAAAATTAAAGGGTGGAACGGAAGAGTaagcgggcgacggcggcggcgacggcgactcACCGAGCCCGGCGGCAGCGAGGCGGCGACGTCGACGGCGGCGATGAACCCGGCGGCGTTGCGGTCGCAGGCGTGGCCGTCCTCGGCGTCCTCGATCCCGTAGTCGAGGATCCCGCCCATGCCGCCGCGCCACAGCCGGCGCACGACGGCCGCGGCCTCGTCCGCGGTCTCTCCCGCGCAGAAGTGGCGGTACGCCGTGGCCCTGGCCGCGGCCCGGCCCAGCGCGCTGCcggccaccgccggcgaccgcAGCGCCGCGGTGGCGGCGTCGACCAGCGGCCCCACGGAGAGCGCCTGCAGCGCGGCGAGCGTGCGCACGAGCGCCGACGTCGGCTCCCCGGCGAACAGCCGCCCGGTGTCCTCAAACCCCAGCACCCTGCTGCCGGTCCTCTCGCACGGCGCCGgcgtggccggcggcagcggctccgcggcggcgaccgcctcgccggcggccgcgaCCGCCTCCGGGAGCTTGGCGGCGGCGAAGGTGGACAGCGCACGCTTCGAGACGCGGGAGGCGATGGCCATGGAAGGTCGGGCCTTGCCGGATCGAGCCCCCGAGGGAACGGAACGCAAGCGAGGGAGCGCGGCGGCGCTTTCCCGGCGACAGAGAAAGAAGAAGGAACGACGCGCTTGTGTGTGCAAGCTAccgaggcaggcaggcaggatGTGGAGGAGGACGCGATGCAATGTGGGAATCCAccccggcgcggcagcggctTATATAAACACAAGAGAAAAAGGCGGCTGTTTTCGTCAAGGTCCCCGAGGAATGGTATCAGGTTTAGGTGAATCCAAGATTGGGGGAGCGCGTGGGCGGGGCTCGGCTCGCCTGCTTTTATACAAGGAAGGATCACGACGTGAGGTGGAAGCTCGCGGAGGGTGGCCGGGACGGAATCGGGGATGAGCTGGGGGTCAGGTGGAACGGAAGCCGGAAACGGGGCGGGGTGAGTCAGCGCGCGAGGCCGGCAGCGCCACGGGACGGCGCGGGACAGCTAGCGGGGCGCATGGCGGCATGGGCGGGCCGCGAGATCGCAGGGGCGCCTGGATCCGTCGGGCGGCGGGTTTGCCGTGGGAATTTTGACATCTGACTCGGATCCTGCGTGGAGGGATCGCGGCTGCTGCCCTAACCAGTAACCCTTTTCCGTTTCAGTCCTCGCACGCCACGCCTCTTACCTCCCTCTCCTCCGCCCGCCACCAACGTTGCAACGCTTATCAAAAAGAAAAACAACGTTGCCGCGACACGGATCATGTGAGGCGATCGGTCGCCATTGGGCACGAGAGGATCTCTCCCGTGGAACGTGACCACCTCATCAAGATAGCATAATCATCTGACGGTCCGTACGCCCGGGGCAGCCTGGATCCAGCGACCCGCGCAGCAGGGTGGGCCGCGATACTGACAGCCAGAGGCAGCAGCCGACGGCTCTGCTTGATACGGCGTGACGACGCGGGGTCAGTTGCGGGCTGACgcggctctgccgccggcggCAAGGGCAGGGCTGGTACGAGTGCACCACACTACTAGGTCGGCCGGGATCGGTATCAAAAATAATTCTACGCTTCATCATCAACGAGTCTCGCCGACGGATCCCGCCGCGTGATGATCAGTCGGGCAACGTGGTCTGACTAAGCCGCGCGAAGGCAGCAACGTTCAGAAAAGTCAGGTTTTGACTGGGCGTATATTCTAGGAATATCTCGGATTCCTTTCCCGGTGAAGCAGGCACGGGCTGGTTTAGAAATTAGAACCGTCGGTTTTCCTTGATCTgacggctgctgctgctcgagATGGTGGTACCATGCAAATTTTCAGGCGGTGTCAAAGTCTCGTGGGTCTCTTTCTACTGCCTCCCTTTCTTTGCTCCGGATCATCCGAAATTCAATGTGGGAATCCTGAGGTGGCTACAAATTAAACGGTTGGTGTGGAGTGGTTAGTAAAAGGATACCAATAGTAACATCACTCTATATGCAGATAAGACCTAACCAAGGGTGACGGCTTCCCAACCAATTTACATGGAAGGGATCACTAGCCATTTACA from Panicum hallii strain FIL2 chromosome 9, PHallii_v3.1, whole genome shotgun sequence includes:
- the LOC112876860 gene encoding proline dehydrogenase 2, mitochondrial-like, whose product is MAIASRVSKRALSTFAAAKLPEAVAAAGEAVAAAEPLPPATPAPCERTGSRVLGFEDTGRLFAGEPTSALVRTLAALQALSVGPLVDAATAALRSPAVAGSALGRAAARATAYRHFCAGETADEAAAVVRRLWRGGMGGILDYGIEDAEDGHACDRNAAGFIAAVDVAASLPPGSASVCIKITALCPIALLEKTSDLLRWQKQHPSFNLPWKAHSFPILSDSSPLYLTASEPPALSAEEERELELAHERLLAVCARCAEHGIPLLVDAEYATVQPAIDYFTLVGALAFNGEACAADGERPIVHGTIQAYLRDARDRLEAMVAAAERERVRLGLKVVRGAYLTRETRLAASLGVPSPIHGSIQDTHDCYNGCAAFLLDRVRRGSASVMLATHNIESGQLAAAQALELGIPKGDRNLQFAQLMGMADGLSLSLRNAGFQVSKYLPYGPVEQIIPYLIRRAEENRGLLSASSFDRKLLRTELARRVKAVVVGRE